Proteins encoded together in one Prunus dulcis chromosome 3, ALMONDv2, whole genome shotgun sequence window:
- the LOC117621738 gene encoding uncharacterized protein LOC117621738 — protein MACKAKLMIPEDEKYEGKPFALSHTRTAITTIKAKFNTQQLQRFEGSCFGHLLLIEDLKWNSQIVHGLLMRKADPKTVTQVNGIKFIVGNKLIQFTAQQFCLITGLRFGKLPFIPKATNENCSLKRKYFSTNKPATLLDLHTAFIECTDDEDALKLGMVYFANFVLLGTEKHVLIDMRYLKLAEDLEEFDKYPWGAVSYAMTNASLLRAVCAEYQRVKVPQKRKMPKQSGKRAQTRMRSGRPREYIIRGFGFALQIWAFEVFPALEALHFTVHEDNRHIPRILHWRSNTVARFREVMSQVFENFEVDVQLLRPTDIEKQQPYWSWGDDDNEEPMVELFGDEAEEKTGTSSEEKDADVEETATLPSSSKAKGSVNDVRSLKHQLRSTKDQLAKLRSSNRGLRNRVRDLEAIVQKNCLKHENECDRNKKAIRDLTLKIAEVEHYLKLEMEELKKNYGGEGHEEVCTAQMNEGGQNDLSPVNEPTSPTTAAPKMDTQVPADGVEPFPGMHTERGEMEAAVCGDGVEGFPASDQEGAAREQKSLLMEWNPSQPWKS, from the exons ATGGCTTGTAAAGCAAAGCTTATGATTCCTGAGGATGAGAAGTACGAAGGAAAGCCATTTGCCCTTTCACACACAAGGACCGCCATTACAACAATAAAGGCGAAGTTCAATACGCAGCAGTTACAGAGGTTCGAGGgaagttgttttggtcatctaTTACTGATAGAGGACCTGAAGTGGAATTCACAAATTGTCCACGGCCTGTTGATGAGGAAGGCTGATCCTAAGACAGTTACACAGGTGAACGGGATAAAATTCATTGTGGGTAACAAGTTGATACAATTCACAGCCCAACAATTTTGCCTCATCACGGGGCTAAGGTTCGGAAAGCTCCCTTTCATTCCGAAGGCGACAAATGAAAATTGCTCGTTGAAGCGAAAATACTTCAGCACCAATAAACCTGCCACCCTTTTGGACCTACACACCGCCTTCATCGAGTGCACAGATGATGAGGATGCGTTAAAGCTTGGAATGGTCTATTTTGCCAATTTTGTTCTATTGGGTACTGAAAAGCATGTGCTTATTGACATGCGCTATTTGAAGTTGGCTGAAGACCTAGAGGAGTTTGACAAGTATCCATGGGGCGCAGTGTCATATGCAATGACAAATGCTTCACTGTTGAGGGCAGTTTGTGCTGAATACCAACGAGTCAAAGtgccccaaaaaagaaaaatgcccaAACAAAGTGGAAAGAGAGCGCAGACAAGAATGCGAAGTGGTAGACCAAGAGAGTACATCATAAGGGGGTTTGGCTTCGCTCTTCAG ATTTGGGCTTTTGAAGTGTTCCCAGCATTGGAAGCATTGCATTTCACGGTCCATGAAGACAATAGGCACATCCCTCGAATATTACATTGGAGGAGCAACACGGTGGCCCGTTTTCGGGAGGTTATGAGTCAGgtttttgaaaactttgag GTTGATGTGCAACTTCTCCGGCCAACAGATATTGAGAAGCAACAACCTTACTGGAGTTGGGGTGATGATGACAACGAAGAACCAATGGTTGAATTATTTGGGGATGAGGCCGAAGAAAAAACCGGCACTTCTAGTGAAGAAAAAGACGCGGATGTTGAGGAAACAGCCACCCTTCCCTCCTCTTCTAAG GCCAAAGGGTCTGTTAATGACGTTCGCAGTTTGAAGCATCAATTACGCAGCACTAAGGATCAGTTGGCTAAGCTACGTAGTTCAAATCGGGGGCTTAGGAACAGAGTTCGTGACTTGGAAGCTATTGTACAGAAGAACTGTTTGAAGCATGAGAACGAGTGTGACAGAAATAAAAAGGCTATTCGGGATTTGACCCTAAAAATTGCTGAAGTCGAACATTATTTGAAGTTGGAGATGGaggagttaaaaaaaaattatggtggaGAAGGCCATGAGGAAGTCTGTACTGCTCAGATGAATGAAGGAGGGCAGAATGATTTGTCACCCGTAAATGAACCTACTAGTCCGACTACAGCAGCACCTAAAATGGACACTCAAGTTCCAGCTGATGGAGTAGAACCCTTCCCAGGCATGCATACAGAACGGGGTGAAATGGAAGCAGCAGTCTGTGGTGATGGAGTGGAAGGCTTTCCAGCCTCAGATCAAGAAGGGGCTGCAAGGGAACAGAAGTCCCTGCTGATGGAGTGGAACCCTTCCCAGCCATGGAAGTCATAG
- the LOC117621736 gene encoding uncharacterized protein LOC117621736 → MRPVIAVDATHLKCKYKGVLFVATAFDGNRNIYPVAFGIGDLETDAAWEWFLRKLHCAIGDCSNLVVISDRNVSIQHGLRRVFPGASHGICFYHLKGNMKASFHLKQRDPILGYFIRAAKSYRLAEFNRHFSMINNERVRNYLLRAGVQKWSRAHCDGRRYNVMTTNIVESINSVLRFARMLPVLHLIDEITNLLLTWFSQRRDLAMKCHSTLCPDLGEQKLRKRLDAASRMNVVKINDVEYNVLDGDLNGLVHLANRSCTCRKFDLEQLPCKHAIAVCRHLNLNPYSFASSYYTRATWAAAYAESIYPVPPKGTWVIPEHLNNVKILPPVCKVMPGRRKMQRVPSKGEDSRQKKCSRCGVKGHYRNTCKQSVPLKN, encoded by the coding sequence ATGCGGCCCGTGATTGCTGTTGATGCTACCCATTTGAAGTGCAAGTATAAaggtgttttgtttgttgcgaCCGCATTTGACGGAAATCGCAACATATATCCTGTTGCCTTTGGGATTGGAGATTTGGAGACCGATGCAGCATGGGAGtggtttttgagaaaattacaTTGTGCAATTGGTGATTGCTCGAATCTTGTTGTCATATCTGATCGCAATGTTAGCATACAACATGGGTTGCGTAGAGTTTTTCCTGGGGCAAGCCATGGTATTTGCTTTTATCACTTGAAGGGCAATATGAAAGCCTCATTTCACTTGAAGCAACGGGATCCGATATTGGGGTATTTTATAAGGGCAGCGAAGTCTTATCGTCTAGCGGAGTTCAATCGTCACTTCTCGATGATAAACAATGAGCGAGTGCGAAATTATCTACTACGTGCAGGCGTTCAGAAGTGGTCACGGGCCCACTGTGATGGACGACGCTATAATGTGATGACAACGAATATTGTGGAGTCCATTAATTCAGTTCTTCGTTTTGCAAGGATGCTTCCGGTCCTACACTTGATCGATGAAATCACAAATTTACTTCTCACTTGGTTTAGTCAACGTCGAGATTTAGCAATGAAATGTCATTCTACATTGTGCCCTGATTTGGGTGAACAGAAGTTAAGGAAGAGGTTAGACGCTGCGTCAAGGATGAATGTGGTCAAAATCAATGATGTTGAGTATAATGTTCTGGATGGTGATTTGAACGGTCTGGTGCACTTGGCAAACCGTAGTTGTACGTGCAGGAAGTTTGACTTGGAGCAACTCCCGTGCAAGCATGCTATTGCGGTATGTCGGCACTTGAATTTGAACCCCTACTCCTTTGCCTCTTCTTATTATACACGAGCTACATGGGCAGCTGCATATGCTGAATCTATTTATCCTGTACCACCTAAAGGCACATGGGTTATTCCCGAACATTTGAACAATGTCAAAATCCTTCCTCCTGTTTGTAAGGTTATGCCGGGCCGTCGCAAAATGCAAAGAGTACCTTCCAAAGGAGAGGACTCCCGGCAAAAAAAATGCTCAAGGTGTGGTGTGAAGGGCCACTACCGAAATACATGCAAACAATCTGTCCCTCTCAAGAACTGA
- the LOC117621737 gene encoding uncharacterized protein LOC117621737 — protein MLHLLEDWKKTEIEGVGCKVRPPMKCNITLVGDEGDNEATATVRKPDGEGKGCRLKRAATPLLSPFTDPSRKKRKVTDLHAQTPQPRFDPTKPVAMDDVKAIIQLCRAWKTDISAELELEPFEVGADFFYKLLDETAWMSSRHLDMAMFLIRKRQLSHPQLFGREWTTAEFCLQQFLQPFAMPSGKRVTRKQSAARTVDPPLTTSKMYTTLSMGHGNMGMRKHGRKCASMLVRFMEPITHTLAKVLHEMRFYEKSEVEAVKRKGTDMSNFNPFTICRISDVPQQSDG, from the exons ATGTTACATTTGTTAGAGGATTGGAAGAAGACAGAAATTGAGGGGGTGGGATGCAAGGTCAGGCCTCCCATGAAATGTAACATAACTCTGGTTGGTGATGAAGGGGACAACGAGGCTACTGCCACGGTTCGGAAACCAGATGGTGAAGGCAAAGGGTGCAGACTTAAGCGGGCTGCGACACCATTGTTGAGTCCATTCACCGATCCCTCcaggaaaaagaggaaggtTACTGATTTGCATGCACAGACACCTCAGCCCCGTTTTGATCCAACAAAACCCGTGGCCATGGACGATGTGAAGGCTATCATACAACTTTGCAGGGCTTGGAAAACTGACATCAG TGCGGAGCTGGAGCTCGAACCATTTGAAGTTGGGgcagattttttttacaaactgTTAGATGAAACTGCATGGATGAGCTCGAGG CACCTTGACATGGCCATGTTTCTAATACGCAAAAGACAACTCTCTCATCCGCAACTATTTGGAAGGGAGTGGACAACCGCCGAGTTTTGTCTGCAG CAATTTTTACAGCCGTTTGCAATGCCAAGTGGGAAACGAGTCACGAGGAAACAATCTGCTGCAAGGACCGTTGACCCTCCCCTAACTACCTCAAAAATGTACACCACTTTGTCAATGGGTCATGGCAACATGGGTATGCGCAAGCATGGACGAAAGTGCGCAAG TATGCTTGTCCGATTCATGGAGCCTATTACCCATACGCTTGCAAAGGTGCTGCATGAAATGAGGTTTTATGAGAAATCGGAGGTTGAAGCGGTGAAGAGAAAGGGGACTGACATGTCAAACTTTAACCCATTCACAATTTGCAGAATTTCCGATGTTCCTCAACAAAGTGATGGGTAA